In one Nicotiana tomentosiformis chromosome 6, ASM39032v3, whole genome shotgun sequence genomic region, the following are encoded:
- the LOC104102969 gene encoding spore wall protein 2-like, producing the protein METNPDNSQVKLLSESLRQKEAEVEDLKHRLELPVKVWSVSADDPSNPPINFTTAATVRKEASEGETEELHRSFKRDDQKNSTENIQRTADESALNRNEGTRQGEDRGQAQDGETSADRKSNIGEEDRSTSFQTLDGQREAADSFKAGENFLEEKRYNSGNASVESINHSGQVQKQNNEVGVVDAPNWKEHGTAIGNFADSQGNNYRSGWNDNPKSRDRLRVSQENIRKTKGKSRRIIADSKVTESGGLPEKGSIVSMRNRKFFEEMHGGETNERMEGGKQEKQEHLQDQNMDLNRNNGSAPENQRINDLEETFGNQIRSEQEQKPDTGRQQMQDDSSNLDEAPPHNALLNPEKSAGAKESSQEGRKANTNEKIEKGQEKEVKDAESEMAQSSQEVHAKTAVSEVNRVSKEARNRKPDETAQSQDATGINSKRQEQKQADNLHNYLEHANIAERDVKADDLQFENDQETGQLDQSKGISRETRDQKPNRNAQSEEQNTVVFRDTEHRLASSFHSSSAHARNAERAVKDGNLDPENDKEIEDLDHSKGSAANLEEEEEDNDQADEPEF; encoded by the coding sequence ATGGAAACAAACCCAGATAATTCTCAAGTTAAGCTTCTTTCTGAATCATTGCGACAGAAGGAAGCTGAAGTTGAGGATTTAAAACATCGTCTTGAATTACCTGTAAAGGTCTGGTCAGTGAGTGCAGACGATCCATCAAATCCACCTATAAACTTCACAACCGCAGCTACTGTAAGAAAAGAAGCAAGTGAAGGAGAAACCGAAGAATTGCATCGATCCTTTAAAAGAGATGACCAGAAGAATTCAACAGAAAATATACAGAGAACAGCTGATGAATCTGCCCTCAATCGAAATGAAGGCACAAGGCAAGGTGAAGACAGAGGACAAGCACAAGATGGAGAGACATCTGCTGATAGAAAGAGCAATATTGGAGAAGAGGATAGAAGCACCAGTTTTCAGACTTTGGATGGCCAACGAGAGGCTGCTGACAGTTTTAAAGCTGGGGAAAACTTCCTGGAAGAGAAAAGGTACAATAGCGGAAATGCATCTGTGGAATCTATCAATCATAGTGGTCAAGTgcaaaagcaaaacaatgaagtTGGTGTAGTAGATGCCCCGAACTGGAAAGAACATGGCACAGCAATCGGAAATTTTGCGGATTCTCAAGGTAATAACTACAGGTCTGGATGGAATGACAATCCCAAGAGTAGAGATAGATTAAGAGTGAGCCAGGAGAACATAAGAAAGACAAAAGGGAAGAGCCGGCGAATAATTGCAGATAGCAAGGTCACTGAAAGTGGAGGGCTTCCTGAAAAGGGAAGCATTGTAAGCATGAGAAACAGAAAGTTCTTTGAAGAAATGCATGGAGGTGAAACAAATGAGAGAATGGAAGGCGGTAAACAGGAGAAACAGGAACATCTGCAAGATCAAAATATGGACCTAAACAGGAATAACGGATCTGCTCCAGAAAATCAAAGGATTAACGATTTGGAGGAAACTTTTGGAAACCAAATCAGGTCAGAACAAGAACAGAAACCAGATACGGGCAGACAGCAAATGCAAGATGATAGCTCAAACCTCGATGAAGCTCCACCACATAACGCATTACTTAACCCTGAGAAATCTGCAGGTGCCAAAGAAAGTAGCCAAGAAGGCAGGAAAGCTAACACAAATGAGAAAATTGAGAAAGGGCAAGAAAAAGAAGTCAAAGACGCAGAATCTGAGATGGCCCAGAGCTCTCAGGAAGTGCATGCGAAGACAGCTGTTTCTGAGGTCAACAGAGTTTCAAAAGAGGCCAGAAATAGAAAACCAGATGAAACTGCACAATCACAAGATGCAACAGGCATCAATAGTAAACGTCAAGAACAAAAACAGGCTGACAATCTTCACAATTATCTGGAACATGCAAATATTGCTGAAAGAGATGTCAAAGCAGATGACCTTCAGTTTGAGAATGATCAAGAAACAGGACAGCTAGACCAGTCCAAAGGAATTTCACGAGAGACCAGAGATCAAAAACCCAATAGAAATGCACAATCAGAAGAGCAAAACACCGTCGTCTTTAGAGATACAGAGCACAGGTTGGCCAGCAGCTTTCACAGTTCTTCCGCACATGCGAGAAATGCTGAAAGGGCTGTAAAAGATGGCAACCTTGACCCTGAGAATGATAAGGAAATAGAAGATCTAGACCATTCTAAAGGCTCTGCTGCCAATTtggaagaggaggaagaagacAACGACCAAGCAGATGAGCCTGAATTTTAG